The Candidatus Binatia bacterium genome contains the following window.
GCGCATCTCGGGCCCCGTGCCGGCCTCGCCGTAGTTCGGAACCTGCGGCTCCTCGTGCATCGCGCGTCCGACGCCGTGGCCGACCAATTCGCGGACGACGCCGTAGCCGCTGCGCTCCGCGTGGGCCTGCACCGCCGCCCCGATATCGCCGATCCGGCGGCCCGGCCGCAGTTGGGCGATGCCGATCGTCAGGCACTCGCGCGTGACTTCGAGCAGCCGCCGGGCTTCGCTCGAAATTCTGCCGATCGGAATCGTCACCGCGCTATCGCTGACGTAGCCGTCGAGCGTGGTGCCGATGTCGATCGAGAGCAGGTCGCCGTCGCGCAGCGCCCGCGACCCAGGAATGCCGTGGACGACCTCGTCGTTGACCGACGCGCAGATCGAACCGGGAAAGCCGTTGTAGCCTTTGAACGTCGGAACGCCGCCCGCGCTCCGGATGCCCTCTTCCGCCAGGCGGTCGAGCTCGCCGGTCGTCATCCCTTCGCGGGCCGCCTTCATGAGGTCGGTGAGGACGCGCGCGGTGATGCGCCCGCTTCGACGCATCGCTTCGATCTCGCGCGGCGACTTCAGGGTTACCATCAGGGGCGCTTTACGGCGTGTTCCTTGCCAATCGCGGACGCGATGCGCTCCGCGACCGTTTCGAGTTCCGCGAACGCGTCAACTTCGACGAGCTTGCCGGCCTTTCGATAGTGCTCGATCAACGGACGCGTCTGACGGTCGTAGACGTCGAGCCGCTTCACGACGGTCTCCGCGCGGTCGTCCTCGCGTTGGATCAACTCTCCGCCGTCCTCGTCGTCGATGCCGGCGACCCGCGGCGGATTCGTCAAGGCGTTGTAGGTCCGGCCGTTGCGCGGGTTCGTCCAGCGCGCCGCCAAACGTGCGACGAGCGCGTTGCGATCGCCCGAGAAGAGCACGACCGCGTCGAGCGGCGAGCCGCGTCGCGCGAGGAGCTCGTCGAACGCCTTCGCTTGCGCGACCGTTCGCGGGAAGCCGTCGAGAACGAACCCGTCGGGCTTGCGCTCGAGTTCGTGCGCGATCATCTCGACGACGAGCTCGTCGGGAACGAGCTGGCCGCGCTGCATGTAGCCCTCGGCCTGCTTCCCGAGCGGCGTCCCCTGCGAGAGATGCGCGCGGAGCATGTCCCCGGTCGAGATCTGCTCCAGGCCGAAACGCTCCTGAAGGATCCGCGATTGCGTCCCCTTCCCTGCTCCAGGCGGCCCGAGGAAGACGACCCGCATTATCGCTTTATGAAGCCGCGATAATCGCGCATCGCAAGGCGCGCCTCGATCTGGGTGATC
Protein-coding sequences here:
- the map gene encoding type I methionyl aminopeptidase, whose amino-acid sequence is MVTLKSPREIEAMRRSGRITARVLTDLMKAAREGMTTGELDRLAEEGIRSAGGVPTFKGYNGFPGSICASVNDEVVHGIPGSRALRDGDLLSIDIGTTLDGYVSDSAVTIPIGRISSEARRLLEVTRECLTIGIAQLRPGRRIGDIGAAVQAHAERSGYGVVRELVGHGVGRAMHEEPQVPNYGEAGTGPEMRSGLVLALEPMITQASPKIRILSDGWTVVTADGKLAAHFEHTVAVTEGGPKVLTLREYEEDPGLEQYRPRREAIA
- a CDS encoding adenylate kinase — its product is MRVVFLGPPGAGKGTQSRILQERFGLEQISTGDMLRAHLSQGTPLGKQAEGYMQRGQLVPDELVVEMIAHELERKPDGFVLDGFPRTVAQAKAFDELLARRGSPLDAVVLFSGDRNALVARLAARWTNPRNGRTYNALTNPPRVAGIDDEDGGELIQREDDRAETVVKRLDVYDRQTRPLIEHYRKAGKLVEVDAFAELETVAERIASAIGKEHAVKRP